One Halovivax ruber XH-70 genomic region harbors:
- a CDS encoding DUF1641 domain-containing protein, producing MTDSDHTTDADSTDSNDATDVEPTPDADAAASAEATATTERDRLGAATGENADDLAEAVETLARLQRSGTLDDLAALADVAALGSQAMDDEMVTQLAATGTSLGEVADTAADEDVARTLESLLAAVGEAGAEPAAPVGVIGLVKAMRDPEVQAGVGFLLSLAKAVGRETR from the coding sequence ATGACTGACTCAGACCACACGACCGACGCCGATTCCACCGACTCCAACGACGCGACCGACGTAGAACCGACCCCGGACGCCGACGCGGCGGCGTCAGCGGAAGCCACAGCCACCACCGAGCGCGATCGGCTCGGCGCGGCGACCGGTGAGAATGCCGACGACCTCGCCGAGGCCGTCGAGACGCTCGCTCGACTCCAGCGGTCGGGAACGCTCGACGACCTGGCGGCGCTTGCGGACGTCGCCGCGCTGGGCTCGCAGGCGATGGACGACGAGATGGTCACCCAGTTGGCGGCCACCGGGACCAGCCTGGGCGAGGTCGCCGACACGGCGGCCGACGAGGACGTGGCTCGAACGCTCGAATCCCTGCTCGCGGCTGTCGGCGAGGCGGGCGCGGAGCCGGCAGCACCCGTGGGTGTGATCGGGCTCGTCAAAGCGATGCGGGATCCGGAAGTACAGGCCGGGGTGGGTTTCTTGCTCTCCCTGGCGAAGGCGGTCGGGCGTGAAACGCGGTAG
- a CDS encoding NAD(P)/FAD-dependent oxidoreductase has product MYRIAIVGGGTGGTVLANRLADELAPELAAGDVEVRLITADPEHVYKPTFLYVPFGKKTVDDAARPIDELVDRRVALDVAEVTAVDTDGHALTFADGSRLGYDHLVLATGASLDPDAVPGLAEGGHHFYGPDGAETLRDELADFTEGHLVLSVAGVPHMCPAAPVEFTLMVDDWLRERGRREDVDLTYTYPINRAHGLESIAEWATDLFDARNVDVETFFNVESVDPDAGIVESMEGSELDYDLLVAIPPHAGSDLVIDAGLGDDGWVDVDRHTLEAEHAEDVSAIGDVADVPTSKAGSVAHYEAGVVADRLATRARGETPTAVYDGKTVCFLEAGMDEATFIEFSYGEEPYVREPSRPLHWAKLGYNESYWLTARGLL; this is encoded by the coding sequence ATGTACCGCATCGCGATCGTCGGCGGCGGGACGGGCGGGACGGTGCTCGCGAACCGTCTCGCGGACGAATTGGCGCCGGAACTCGCGGCCGGCGACGTCGAGGTTCGCCTGATCACGGCCGATCCCGAGCACGTGTACAAGCCGACCTTCCTGTACGTTCCGTTCGGGAAGAAGACGGTCGACGACGCCGCTCGACCGATCGACGAACTCGTCGACCGGCGGGTCGCGCTGGACGTCGCCGAGGTGACCGCCGTCGACACGGACGGCCACGCGCTGACGTTCGCCGACGGCTCGCGGCTCGGTTACGACCACCTCGTGCTCGCGACGGGTGCCTCCCTCGACCCCGATGCTGTGCCCGGCCTCGCCGAGGGTGGCCACCACTTCTACGGGCCCGACGGCGCCGAGACGCTGCGTGACGAACTCGCCGACTTCACCGAGGGCCACCTCGTGCTGAGCGTCGCCGGCGTGCCGCACATGTGCCCGGCCGCGCCCGTCGAGTTCACGCTGATGGTCGACGACTGGCTCCGCGAGCGCGGGCGCCGGGAGGACGTCGACCTCACCTACACGTACCCAATCAATCGTGCGCACGGGCTGGAGTCGATCGCCGAGTGGGCGACCGACCTGTTCGACGCGCGTAACGTCGACGTGGAGACGTTCTTCAACGTCGAGTCGGTCGACCCCGACGCCGGGATTGTCGAATCGATGGAGGGCAGCGAGCTGGACTACGACCTGCTCGTGGCCATTCCGCCCCACGCGGGCAGCGACCTCGTGATCGACGCCGGCCTCGGCGACGACGGCTGGGTCGACGTCGACCGGCACACGCTCGAAGCGGAACACGCCGAGGACGTCTCCGCGATCGGGGACGTCGCGGACGTGCCGACGAGCAAGGCCGGTAGCGTCGCTCACTACGAGGCGGGCGTCGTCGCCGACCGTCTCGCCACCCGCGCTCGCGGCGAGACGCCGACGGCCGTCTACGACGGCAAGACCGTCTGCTTCCTCGAGGCCGGGATGGACGAAGCGACGTTCATCGAGTTCTCCTACGGCGAGGAACCGTACGTTCGCGAGCCGTCGCGCCCACTGCACTGGGCGAAGCTCGGCTACAACGAATCCTACTGGCTCACCGCACGGGGGCTCCTGTGA
- a CDS encoding sulfurtransferase TusA family protein: MTNPSDADVTIDSRGATCPGPLMDLIGRVKTLDPGTTVALRTSERNSTTDVPAWLDEAGHDLVEIDEGDDEWTIYLEVT; the protein is encoded by the coding sequence ATGACGAACCCATCTGACGCCGACGTCACGATCGATTCACGCGGGGCGACGTGCCCTGGCCCGCTGATGGACCTCATCGGCCGGGTGAAGACGCTCGATCCGGGGACGACGGTCGCGCTCCGGACCTCGGAACGCAACTCGACGACCGACGTCCCCGCGTGGCTGGACGAAGCCGGCCACGACCTCGTCGAGATCGACGAGGGCGACGACGAGTGGACCATCTATCTGGAGGTGACCTGA
- the trxA gene encoding thioredoxin, which produces MSESLDDERARIREQKKRELQERLENGASFDDTGSETAGTPTEPIHVDGPDHLSEVVSTNDVVLVDFYADWCGPCKMLEPTVEALAAESEAAVAKVDIDAHQRMAQQHGVRGVPTLVLYANGEPAERTSGVQDRATLEQLIGQYT; this is translated from the coding sequence ATGAGCGAATCACTCGACGACGAACGTGCTCGTATTCGCGAGCAGAAGAAACGAGAACTCCAGGAGCGTCTCGAAAACGGCGCCAGTTTCGACGACACCGGGAGTGAGACGGCCGGGACGCCGACCGAACCGATCCACGTCGACGGCCCCGACCACCTCTCCGAGGTCGTCTCGACGAACGACGTCGTCCTCGTCGACTTCTACGCCGACTGGTGTGGCCCCTGCAAGATGCTGGAGCCGACGGTCGAGGCACTGGCCGCCGAGAGCGAGGCGGCCGTCGCAAAGGTCGACATCGACGCCCACCAGCGCATGGCCCAGCAACACGGCGTCCGTGGCGTCCCGACGCTCGTCCTCTACGCGAACGGCGAACCCGCCGAACGGACCAGCGGCGTCCAGGACCGCGCCACGCTCGAGCAGCTGATCGGGCAGTACACGTAA
- a CDS encoding DUF1684 domain-containing protein, producing the protein MSQDWKRAIEAQREEKSQYFGEHPHSPIPPAERESFDGLSYYAIDADYRFEVPLDRYDDPEPVIVGTSTDGEQTYYRWGEFTVTIDGADVAIQAYKADPDDDRLWVPFRDETNGDETYGAGRYIDLETDHHRTTDGEWVLDFDEAYNPTCAYSDQYECPLPPTENWLDVPIEAGERAYEPDSGRPF; encoded by the coding sequence ATGAGCCAGGACTGGAAACGAGCGATCGAGGCCCAGCGCGAGGAGAAATCGCAGTACTTCGGCGAGCATCCACACTCACCGATCCCGCCCGCCGAACGCGAGAGCTTCGACGGGCTCTCGTACTACGCGATCGACGCCGACTACCGGTTCGAGGTCCCGCTCGATCGGTACGACGACCCCGAACCCGTCATCGTCGGGACGAGCACGGACGGTGAACAGACCTACTACCGGTGGGGCGAGTTCACGGTCACGATCGACGGCGCGGACGTCGCCATCCAGGCGTACAAGGCGGATCCCGACGACGACCGACTCTGGGTGCCCTTCCGCGACGAGACCAACGGCGACGAAACCTACGGTGCCGGCCGGTACATCGACCTGGAGACCGACCATCACCGGACGACCGACGGCGAGTGGGTCCTCGACTTCGACGAAGCGTACAACCCGACCTGTGCGTACTCCGATCAGTACGAGTGTCCGCTCCCGCCGACGGAGAACTGGCTCGACGTCCCGATCGAGGCCGGCGAACGGGCGTACGAACCCGACTCGGGGCGGCCGTTCTGA